From Pseudomonas sp. FP2335, the proteins below share one genomic window:
- a CDS encoding asparaginase, with the protein MKSALKNIVPGALALLLLFPVAAQAKEAETKTKLSNVVILATGGTIAGAGASAANSATYQAAKVGIEQLIAGVPELSQVANVRGEQVMQIASESINNDNLLQLGRRVAELADSKDVDGIVITHGTDTLEETAYFLNLVEKTDKPIIVVGSMRPGTAMSADGMLNLYNAVAVAGSKEARGKGVLVTMNDEIQSGRDVSKMINIKTEAFKSPWGPLGMVVEGKSYWFRLPAKRHTMDSEFDIKNIKSLPDVEIAYGYGNVSDTAYKALAQAGAKAIIHAGTGNGSVSSKVVPALQELRKQGVQIIRSSHVNAGGFVLRNAEQPDDKYDWVVAHDLNPQKARILAMVALTKTQDSKELQRMFWEY; encoded by the coding sequence ATGAAATCTGCATTGAAGAACATTGTTCCGGGCGCGTTGGCCCTACTGCTGCTGTTCCCCGTTGCCGCCCAGGCAAAGGAAGCTGAAACCAAGACCAAACTGTCCAACGTGGTGATCCTCGCCACCGGCGGCACCATCGCCGGCGCTGGCGCCAGCGCGGCCAACAGTGCCACGTACCAGGCAGCCAAGGTCGGTATCGAACAACTGATCGCCGGTGTTCCTGAGCTTAGCCAAGTCGCCAATGTGCGTGGCGAACAAGTGATGCAGATTGCGTCCGAGAGCATCAACAACGACAACCTGCTGCAACTGGGCCGCCGTGTTGCCGAATTGGCCGATAGCAAGGATGTGGACGGTATCGTGATCACCCACGGTACCGACACCCTCGAAGAGACCGCCTACTTTCTGAACCTTGTGGAAAAAACCGACAAGCCGATCATTGTGGTCGGCTCGATGCGCCCAGGCACCGCCATGTCGGCGGACGGCATGCTCAACCTGTACAACGCCGTGGCCGTTGCCGGCAGCAAAGAAGCACGCGGCAAAGGCGTACTGGTGACCATGAACGACGAGATCCAGTCGGGTCGCGACGTGAGCAAGATGATCAATATCAAGACCGAAGCCTTCAAGAGCCCATGGGGCCCGCTGGGCATGGTGGTTGAAGGCAAATCCTACTGGTTCCGCCTGCCAGCCAAGCGCCACACCATGGATTCGGAATTTGACATCAAGAACATCAAGAGCCTGCCCGACGTTGAAATCGCCTATGGCTACGGCAACGTGAGCGACACCGCCTACAAGGCGCTGGCCCAGGCTGGCGCCAAAGCCATCATCCACGCCGGCACCGGCAATGGCTCGGTGTCATCCAAGGTTGTCCCTGCCCTGCAGGAACTGCGTAAACAAGGCGTACAGATCATTCGTTCTTCCCACGTGAATGCCGGCGGTTTCGTTCTGCGCAATGCCGAACAACCTGACGACAAATACGACTGGGTAGTCGCCCATGACCTGAACCCGCAAAAAGCCCGCATCCTCGCGATGGTCGCCCTGACCAAGACCCAGGACAGCAAAGAGCTGCAACGGATGTTCTGGGAATATTGA
- a CDS encoding sugar ABC transporter substrate-binding protein encodes MKLPFAGRLLAVAVLAAASAALPLSSAFADDAAAKPKVGLVMKSLANEFFVTMQDGAKTYQKEHAADFDMITNGIKNETDTSAQIDIVNQMILAKVNAIVIAPADSKALVTVLKKASDAGIKVVNIDNRLDPDVLKSKHLDIPFVGPDNRKGSKLVGDYLAKHLAAGDKVGIIEGVPTTTNAQQRTAGFKDAMDAAGMKIVSTQSGNWEIDQGNKIAAAMLSETPDLKALLAGNDNMALGAVSAVRAAGKAGKVLVVGYDNIEAIKPMLQDGRVLATADQAAAQQAVFGIQNALKLVKGEKVDAKDGVIETPVELVIKQ; translated from the coding sequence ATGAAGCTGCCATTCGCTGGACGTCTTCTTGCTGTCGCTGTGCTGGCTGCCGCATCCGCCGCCTTACCTCTTTCCTCTGCATTTGCCGATGACGCCGCCGCCAAACCCAAGGTCGGCCTGGTCATGAAATCACTCGCCAACGAATTCTTTGTCACCATGCAAGACGGTGCCAAGACATATCAGAAAGAACACGCCGCCGATTTCGACATGATCACCAACGGGATCAAGAACGAAACCGATACCAGCGCGCAGATCGATATCGTCAACCAGATGATCCTCGCCAAGGTGAATGCGATCGTGATCGCCCCTGCCGACTCCAAGGCACTGGTCACTGTGCTGAAGAAAGCCTCGGATGCCGGTATCAAGGTCGTCAATATCGATAACCGCCTTGATCCGGACGTGCTCAAAAGCAAGCACCTCGACATCCCGTTTGTAGGCCCCGACAACCGCAAAGGCTCCAAGCTGGTGGGGGACTACCTGGCCAAGCATCTGGCAGCGGGTGACAAGGTCGGCATCATTGAAGGTGTGCCGACCACCACCAACGCCCAGCAGCGCACCGCGGGCTTCAAGGATGCGATGGACGCGGCCGGCATGAAGATCGTTTCTACCCAATCCGGTAACTGGGAAATCGATCAGGGCAACAAGATCGCCGCCGCGATGCTCAGCGAAACGCCAGACCTCAAGGCCTTGTTGGCCGGTAACGACAACATGGCCCTGGGCGCGGTCTCCGCTGTTCGCGCAGCCGGCAAGGCTGGCAAAGTACTGGTCGTAGGCTACGACAACATCGAAGCCATCAAGCCGATGCTGCAAGACGGCCGCGTCCTGGCGACCGCCGACCAGGCTGCTGCCCAGCAAGCCGTGTTCGGCATCCAGAACGCACTCAAGCTGGTCAAGGGTGAAAAGGTCGATGCCAAAGACGGCGTGATCGAAACCCCGGTCGAACTCGTCATCAAGCAGTAA
- a CDS encoding sugar ABC transporter ATP-binding protein, with amino-acid sequence MSSSAPNAVLSVSGIGKTYAQPVLSDITLTLNRGEVLALTGENGAGKSTLSKIIGGLVTPTTGHMQFNGQDYRPGSRTQAEGLGVRMVMQELNLLPTLTVAENLFLDNLPSHCGWISRKQLRKAAIEAMAQVGLDAIDPDTLVGSLGIGHQQMVEIARNLIGDCHVLILDEPTAMLTAREVEMLFEQITRLQARGVAIIYISHRLEELARVAQRIAVLRDGKLVCVEPMANYNSEQLVTLMVGRELGEHIDLGPRTIGDPALTVKGLTRSDKVRDVSFEVRAGEIYGISGLIGAGRTELLRLIFGADLADSGTVALGSPARVVSIRSPVDAVDHGIALITEDRKGEGLLLTQSISANIALGNMPEISGGGVVNSRNETALAKRQIDAMRIRSSSPAQLVSELSGGNQQKVVIGRWLERDCSVMLFDEPTRGIDVGAKFDIYALLGELTRQGKALVVVSSDLRELMLICDRIGVLSAGRLIETFERDSWTQDELLAAAFAGYQKRDALLNDAALRDTP; translated from the coding sequence ATGTCATCTTCCGCCCCGAACGCTGTCCTCTCGGTCAGCGGTATCGGTAAGACCTATGCCCAGCCGGTTCTGTCCGACATCACCCTGACGCTCAATCGCGGAGAAGTACTGGCGCTGACCGGAGAAAACGGCGCAGGCAAAAGCACCTTGTCGAAGATTATCGGCGGGTTGGTCACGCCGACCACCGGGCATATGCAATTCAATGGTCAGGACTACCGTCCGGGCAGTCGTACCCAGGCTGAAGGGCTGGGGGTGCGCATGGTCATGCAGGAACTCAACCTGCTGCCGACGCTGACCGTCGCCGAAAACCTGTTTCTGGATAACCTGCCCAGCCACTGTGGCTGGATCAGCCGCAAGCAACTGCGCAAGGCCGCGATTGAGGCCATGGCCCAGGTCGGCCTGGACGCGATCGACCCGGACACCCTGGTCGGCAGCCTGGGTATCGGCCATCAACAAATGGTCGAGATCGCGCGCAACCTCATCGGCGACTGCCACGTGCTGATCCTCGATGAACCGACGGCCATGCTGACCGCCCGTGAAGTCGAGATGCTGTTCGAGCAAATCACCCGCCTGCAGGCTCGGGGCGTGGCGATCATTTATATTTCGCATCGGCTGGAAGAGCTCGCCCGTGTCGCCCAGCGCATTGCGGTGCTGCGTGACGGCAAGCTGGTGTGCGTCGAGCCAATGGCCAACTACAACAGCGAGCAATTGGTGACCTTGATGGTCGGTCGCGAGCTGGGCGAGCACATCGACCTGGGCCCGCGCACCATCGGCGATCCGGCCCTGACGGTAAAAGGCCTGACTCGCTCGGACAAGGTTCGCGACGTGTCCTTTGAAGTGCGCGCAGGCGAGATCTACGGCATCTCCGGCCTGATCGGCGCCGGTCGTACCGAGCTGTTGCGCCTCATCTTCGGTGCCGACCTGGCCGACAGCGGCACCGTGGCGCTCGGCTCGCCAGCCCGGGTAGTGAGCATTCGTTCGCCGGTGGACGCAGTGGACCATGGCATTGCGCTGATCACCGAGGACCGCAAGGGTGAAGGCCTGCTGCTGACCCAGTCCATCAGCGCCAACATAGCCTTGGGCAACATGCCGGAAATTTCCGGCGGTGGGGTGGTCAACAGCCGCAACGAAACGGCCTTGGCCAAGCGCCAGATCGATGCCATGCGCATCCGCAGTTCCAGTCCGGCGCAGTTGGTCTCTGAACTGTCCGGCGGTAACCAGCAGAAGGTGGTGATTGGCCGCTGGCTGGAGCGCGACTGCTCGGTGATGCTGTTCGATGAGCCGACCCGTGGCATCGACGTAGGTGCCAAATTCGACATTTATGCCTTGCTTGGTGAACTGACGCGCCAAGGCAAAGCGCTGGTGGTGGTGTCCAGCGACCTGCGCGAACTCATGCTGATCTGCGATCGCATCGGGGTGTTGTCCGCCGGGCGCTTGATCGAGACCTTCGAGCGCGACAGCTGGACCCAGGACGAATTGCTTGCCGCCGCCTTTGCCGGCTATCAGAAACGTGACGCGCTGCTGAACGACGCAGCGCTTAGGGATACCCCATGA
- a CDS encoding ABC transporter permease, whose translation MKTTISPGKTGGNFYGLGTYLGLAGALLAMIALFSVLSDHFLSYDTFSTLANQIPDLMVLAVGMTFILIIGGIDLSVGSVLALAASAVSVAILGWGWSVFPAAILGMGCAALAGTITGSITVAWRIPSFIVSLGVLEMARGVAYQMTGSRTAYIGDSFAWLSNPVAFGISPSFIIALLVIIVAQLVLTRTVFGRYLIGIGTNEEAVRLAGINPKPYKILVFSLMGLLAGVAALFQISRLEAADPNAGSGLELQVIAAVVIGGTSLMGGRGSVISTFFGVLIISVLAAGLAQIGATEPTKRIITGAVIVIAVVLDTYRSQRASRRG comes from the coding sequence ATGAAAACCACAATTTCCCCGGGCAAAACCGGCGGCAACTTCTACGGCCTGGGTACTTACCTGGGGCTGGCTGGCGCGTTGCTGGCAATGATTGCGCTGTTCTCGGTACTCAGCGATCACTTCCTGTCCTACGACACCTTCAGTACCCTGGCCAACCAGATCCCGGACCTCATGGTGCTGGCAGTCGGCATGACTTTCATCCTGATCATCGGCGGCATCGATTTGTCGGTGGGCTCGGTGTTGGCATTGGCGGCGTCGGCGGTCAGCGTGGCGATCCTTGGCTGGGGCTGGAGCGTCTTCCCCGCCGCCATACTCGGTATGGGCTGCGCCGCACTGGCGGGCACCATCACCGGTTCGATCACCGTGGCCTGGCGTATTCCGTCGTTTATCGTGTCCCTTGGCGTGCTGGAAATGGCCCGTGGCGTGGCGTACCAAATGACCGGTTCGCGTACCGCCTACATCGGCGACTCGTTTGCCTGGCTGTCCAACCCAGTGGCCTTTGGCATTTCACCGTCGTTCATCATTGCGCTGCTGGTAATCATCGTCGCCCAACTGGTGTTGACCCGTACGGTGTTTGGTCGTTACCTGATCGGTATCGGCACCAACGAAGAAGCGGTGCGCCTGGCCGGGATCAATCCCAAGCCCTACAAAATCCTGGTGTTCAGCCTCATGGGCCTGTTGGCCGGTGTGGCGGCGCTGTTCCAGATATCGCGTCTGGAAGCGGCGGACCCGAATGCTGGTTCTGGCCTTGAACTGCAAGTGATTGCGGCGGTGGTTATCGGTGGCACCAGCCTGATGGGCGGTCGCGGTTCGGTAATCAGTACCTTTTTTGGTGTGTTGATTATTTCGGTACTGGCCGCCGGTTTGGCGCAGATCGGTGCTACGGAGCCGACCAAGCGCATCATCACCGGTGCCGTGATCGTGATTGCGGTGGTCCTGGATACCTACCGCAGCCAGCGCGCCAGTCGGCGGGGCTGA